The Anser cygnoides isolate HZ-2024a breed goose chromosome 19, Taihu_goose_T2T_genome, whole genome shotgun sequence genome contains a region encoding:
- the RPL38 gene encoding large ribosomal subunit protein eL38: MPRKIEEIKDFLLTARRKDAKSVKIKKNKDNVKFKVRCSRYLYTLVITDKEKAEKLKQSLPPGLAVKELK, translated from the exons ATG CCTCGCAAGATTGAGGAGATCAAGGACTTCCTGCTGACAGCCAGGAGGAAGGACGCCAAGT CCGTCAAGATCAAGAAGAACAAGGACAATGTGAAGTTCAAGGTGCGCTGCAGCCGGTACCTGTACACGCTGGTCATCACGGACAAGGAGAAGGCCGAGAAGCTGAAGCAGTCCCtgcccccag GTTTGGCCGTCAAGGAGCTGAAATGA